GCGGCATCACCATCCACGAAGTGTTCGAACAGGGCATGCCGCGGATCTGGGGCGACGAGCGCGCGGTGCGTCAGGTGGTGCTCAACCTGCTCTCCAACTCGATCAAGTTCACGCCGCAGGGCGGCGAAATCTGGCTCAAGGTCGGCTGGACCGCGTCCGGCGGACAGTATCTCAGCGTCAAGGACACCGGCTCGGGCATCCCCGAAGAGGAAATCCCGGTGGTGCTGGCGTCGTTCGGCCAGGGCTCCAATTCGATCAAATCCGCCGAACAGGGCGCTGGCCTCGGCCTGCCGATCGCCAAGAGCCTGGTCGACATGCACGGCGGCACCTTCACGCTGAAATCGAAGCTGCGGATCGGCACCGAAGTGATCGTCACCTTCCCGCCGGAGCGGGTGATGTCGGCGCTGGCGCCGATGGCCGACGAGGCGCCGCTGCAGCCCGGCTTGGTCGAGAACGACGACCGCAGCCGCGCGCGCGGCAAGCCGATCATGAACGCCGGCACCGGGCTGTAGCGATGGGGACTTGCGCACATCACCCGATGTCCGCCACGATCGGGCATGAGCCTCGAATCCCCCTGCATCGCGGTCTGCGTGATCCATCCGCAGAGCGGCCTGTGCTACGGCTGCGGCCGGACCCTGCCGGAGATCGCGCGCTGGCATCGGCTGGCCTCCGACGAGCGGCGCGCCATCATGGCGGCGTTGCCGGAACGGATGGCCGAGGCCGGCCTGGAGCCGCCCAAGCCTCGCACGGATTGCACCAGCTAGCAGGTGTCCCGTGAGCCGGATCCTGCTGGTGCTCGCGGTGCTGATCGGGACCGCCGGCGCGGTGGTCGCCTATGGCGACCCCAAGCGCATCTCGGAAGCCGGCGATGCGATGTCGACGATGCTGAAGAAGCGCGTCGCGGCGGCGACCGCAGCGGCCGCCGGACATGGCCGCGTCGTCCAGATCCCGCGCGGCACCGGCGGCGAATTCGCGGTGCGCGCCAAGGTCAACGGCGTCAACGCGGCGATGGTGATCGACACCGGCGCGACCTCGGTCGTGCTGACTTATGAGACCGCAAAGGCCGCCGGGCTGCCGCTCGAACTGCTGAATTTCGACGTCGAGGTCGAGACCGCGGGCGGGCGCACCCGCGCCGCCAAGCTGTCGCTCGACAGCATCGCGATCGGCAAGCTGGTGGAGCGCTCGGTGCCGGCGCTGGTGGTGCCGCGCGGCCAGATGAAGAGCAATCTGCTCGGCATGAGCTTCCTCGACCGGCTGGAAAGCTGGGAAGTCCGCGCCGACCAGTTGCGGCTGCACGGTTATCCCTGAGCCGGTCGGAGGCCGCCGATCGCCGGTGGTCGCCGGTTTGATGGACAGCAATGCGCGTGAACCGAGCCGGCGCATTTGAACGGGCGACGGGGCGCGCATGATCCGAAACCTGGACGACCGAGTTTCGGAGGCGATCATGCAACAACAGGTTGTTCGATGAAGTTCACCACCCGATTGATCCTGCTCGTCACCGTGCTGACGGTCGGCGCGACGCTCGTCACCGCCGCGCTGCTCACCTGGACGACGCGCCGGGCCATCATCACCGAGGCGGAAGCCTCGGGCGAGATGGTCGCGCGGCTGCTGGCGCGCAGCGCCAGCCTCGCCAGCTCGATTCCGGCCGAGGTGGAATCGATGATCGCCGACGAGATGGTGGCGCAAGGCAACATTCTGGCGCATTTCGTCGAGGCGGCGGAGCGCGCCGGCCTCGCGCCCGACGCGATCAATCGCCGGCTGAGGAGCATCACCGACGCGACCGTGTTGGACGAAATCTGGATCACCGACGACAAGGGCCATGCTTATCTGCACAGCATGCCGGGGATCGACTTCACCTTCAGCTCCTCGCCGCAGGTGCAGCCGCAAGCCTACGCGTTCTACGATCTGTTGACCGGCAAGCGGAAGGTGGTCGATCAGGAGGCGCGCAAGCGCGACATCGACAATCAGCATTTCAAATATGTCGGCGTCGGCGGCATCGACAAGCCGAGGATCATTCAGGTCGGGCGTAGCGCGAAACTGCTCGAGATGCTGACCGCGAAGGTCGGGCTGCCGCGGGCGGTGGAGAACCTGCTGGCAGACGGCGACATCGACGCGGTGTGGGTGTTCGACCGCAAGCTCGACGCGATCGTCGGCCCCGGCGTCTACGGCGTCGAGCGCCACGACGGTCCCAACAAACAAGAGCTGGGGCCGGTCGGCCTGGTGATTGCCGACGGCCAGACCCGGCACGTCGAGAGCCGGGAGAACCTGAGCGTCATCGCGCCGGTTCACAACGACAAGAAGGAGATCGTCGGCGCCGCCTTGGTCCGCCTGCCGATGAACCGGGTGTGGGCGACAGTGCAGAGCCAGGCGGAGATCGCCGCGGCGACGGCATCCGCGATCGCGCTACTCGGCATTCTGCTGTCGATCGGCGTCGCACGCCACCAGTCCGCGCCGCTGCGTCAGATCACCCGCGCCGCGTCGGCGCTGGAATCCCAGACCTTCGAGCCCGCGATGCTCGCGGCCGCCGCCGATCGCGGCGACGAACTCGGACAGTTGGCGCGGGTGTTCACCGGGATGGCCGGTCAGGTCGCGGCCCGCGAGGAGCATCTCGATTCGATGGTGAGGCAGCGGACCGCCGAACTCGAAGCCCGCACCCGCAGCCTCGAAGGCCTGTCGGCGGCGCTGTCGAAATATCTGTCGCCGCAGGTGTACTCCTCGATCTTCAGCGGCCATCAGGTCGCCGAGATCGCCTCGAAGCGCAAGAAACTGACGATCTTCCTGTCGGACATCGCCGACTTCACCGCCACCACCGACAAGCTCGAATCCGAAGACCTGACGGCGATGCTCAACCGCTATCTCGCCGAGATGGCGCAGATCGCGCTGAAGCACGGCGCCACCATCGACAAATATGTCGGCGACGCCGTGCTCGCCTTCTTCGGCGATCCGCAGAGCCGCGGCGTCAAGGAGGACGCCGTCGCCTGCGTGATGATGGCGATCGAGATGCAGACCAAGCTCAAGCAACTGGAGACGGAGTGGACGGCCGCGGGCGCGCAGCGGCCGTTCCGGGTGCGGATCGGCATCAACACCGGCTATTGCACCGTCGGCAATTTCGGCAGCCCCGACCGGATGGACTACACCATCATCGGCGGCGAGGTGAATCTCACCTCGCGGCTCGAACAGGCCTGCGAGCCGGGATCGATCCTGATCTCTCACGTCACCTGGTCGCTGGTGAACGATGTCATCGACGCGGAGGAGCGACCGGCGCTGACCGTGAAGGGCTTCGGCGAGTCGGTCCGTGCCTACGCGGTCCGCGGCCTCAAGGCCGCAACGCCGGCCGAGATCATTCGCAAGGAACTGCCCGGGATGCAGCTGTTCATCGACACCGCCGCCGCCGATCGCACCGAAGTCCGCGAGACCCTCGCCAAGGTGGTGGCGGAGCTCGACGAAGCGTGAGGATCACCCTCCCCTGCGAGGGGCGGGACAATCGCATTGAACATTTGCAGTCGCCGCGCGGCTCACCCTCCCCTGGAGGGGGAGGGTCGCTCGCGTCAGCGAGCGGGGTGGGGTGGCGAAGAGTTCATCCGCCCTGCCCGCTTCTCACCCCACCCCGTCACGCATCCCGCTCTGCGGGCTGCGTGCCGACCCTCCCCCTCGAGGGGAGGGTGAAGAAAGCGCGCTGCGCGTGTCCTGATAGCCGAACGACTGCCGTTCACGCCGCCTCGGCGGCGCGCTGCTCGACCGCCACCATCGCCTTGCGCAACACGCTGGCGTCGGCGTCGGGCTTGACGCCGAATTCCGACAGATAGCGCCGGAACGCGCGCGCGCCGGGCACGCCCTGATACGCGCCGATCAGGTGCCGGGTGATCGCATGCAGCCGCACGCCCTGTGCGAGCTGGTCCTCGATATACGGCATCAGCGCCTCGAGCGCGTCTTTCATCGTCGCGTAAGGCGCGGCCTCGCCGAACAGCTCCGGATCGACCTCGAGCAGCCGCCACGGCTCCTGATACGCGGCGCGGCCGAGCATCACGCCATCGACATGCGCCAGATGCAGCTTCGCCTCGGCGATACTGCCGATGCCGCCATTGATGACGATCGGCAGATCGGGCAGCGCCCGTTTCAGCCGGTACACGCGATCGTAGTCGAGCGGCGGGACGTGGCGGTTTTCCTTCGGCGACAGGCCGTTGAGCCAGGCCTTGCGGGCATGCACGATCAGCGCATCGACGCCGGCCGCGACCACACCGCGCGCCAGCGTATCGAGCGCCGCCTCCGGATCCTGATCGTCGATGCCGATCCGGCATTTCACCGTCACCGGGATCTCCACCGCGCGCTTCATCGCCGCGACGCCGTCGGCGACCAGCTCGGGCTCCGCCATCAGGCAGGCGCCGAACCGGCCCTCCTTCACCCGGTCCGACGGGCAACCGACATTGAGGTTGATCTCGTCGTAGCCGAAATCCTCGCCGATCTTCGCGGCGGTCGCGAGCGCGGCCGGATCGGAGCCGCCGAGCTGCAGCGCCACCGGATGTTCGGACGCATCGAAGCCGAGCAAGCGCTGCCGATCGCCGTGGATCACCGCGCCGGTGGTCACCATCTCGGTGTACAGCCGCGCCCGCTTCGTCAGCAGACGATGGAATACGCGACAGCGCGAATCGGTCCACTCCATCATCGGCGCGGTACAAAATCTGAAGCTGCGGATCTGTGTGGTCTGCATCGTTCGATTCAATCAATTATTCGAAGACGTCGTGCACCAGTCGGTTCGACGCTGGGTCGGTATGGCTGCGTCGCCGCGAGCGCCGGGTCGATCGAGAGGTCCGTCACCGCGACTCGAGAAATTGCGCGAACGCCGCCAGGGTCGCATCCGAGACGTGGTGCTCCATCCCCTCGGCATCGGCCTCCGCGGCTTCGGCGGGAACGCCGACCGCAATCAGCAGGTCGACCACGAGCCGATGGCGGGTGTGGACTTTTTCGGCCAACGCATGCCCGTTCTCGGTGAGAAAGACACCCCGATAAGGGCGCGAGGTCGCCAATCCGGCCCGCTTCAAGCGCGAGATCGCCTTGATCGCGGTCGCGTGCGACACCCCGAGCCGCCGCGCGATGTCGGTCGGCCGCGCTTCGCCCACGCCGGTCAGCAGATCGGCGATCAACTCGACATAGTCCTCGAACAACGCGGTCGATTGCGCCGACCGCGTCTTGCCGAAGCGCCGCGCCTGGGTGTGCTCGGACGGCAGTTCGGTGCTGATCCCGTCGTGCGGCGCAGGCTTCTGGCGAGCCGTCAGCGGCATGGGCATCCATCCTAAGCCATTGAGATTGCGAGGCAGACAGATCACGTTTCAAATGTCGTGTCAAAATGTAGCCATAGCTACATTTTGCAGTGTTGACATTTGCGAACCATTCTCCATTCTGTAGCCTCAGCTACATCATGTATGGTCGGCTAGAGTTTGGAGGGTCTGATGCGAGGCGACTGGTCGCCAAAGGGCATCCCGGCGGTGCGCCAGCAAGCCGAGCGGGCGGTCGTCGCCGTGGCGATGGCGAGCGGAATTGGCGCACTGGCGCCCTTGGGTCCCGCAGCGGCGCAGGATCGGCCAGCATGGCTCGCCGCTGTCGCCTCTCTGCCGGCGAACCTCTCGCAAACCGGCAAGCCGCCGGTGCCGGGCGGTCACGACGCCAAGGACATCGATACCGAGCACATCTTCGGCTTCACCATGGGATCGGACATCGGCCGGCGCGGCGACATCGAAATCGAGATGGAAAATGTCGGCGCGTTCGGCAAGCGAAGCGGCGGCTACGCCACGCTCGCGACGCTCAACCAGGTCAAATACACGGTCACCGATCGATTCCGCATCGCGCCGGGCTTCGGCCTCGGCGCCCAGCGGATCGATGGCGCACCGGGCTACGACGACCGGCGCCACCTCACCTTCAACGGCGCGACCATGGAATTCCGCTACAAGCTGATCGACAGGACCTCCGCGCCGTTCGGGCTGACGCTGCACGCCCAGCCGGGCTGGAGCCGCGTCGACGAAGGCAGCGGCAGGCGGATCGAGCACTACGGCGCCGAATTCGCCGCACTGTTCGACCGCGAGCTGATCCCGGACAAATTGTACGCCGCCTTCAACGTCTGGTACGGCACCGGCGCGACCCG
The DNA window shown above is from Rhodopseudomonas palustris HaA2 and carries:
- a CDS encoding DUF1289 domain-containing protein: MSLESPCIAVCVIHPQSGLCYGCGRTLPEIARWHRLASDERRAIMAALPERMAEAGLEPPKPRTDCTS
- a CDS encoding TIGR02281 family clan AA aspartic protease, translated to MSRILLVLAVLIGTAGAVVAYGDPKRISEAGDAMSTMLKKRVAAATAAAAGHGRVVQIPRGTGGEFAVRAKVNGVNAAMVIDTGATSVVLTYETAKAAGLPLELLNFDVEVETAGGRTRAAKLSLDSIAIGKLVERSVPALVVPRGQMKSNLLGMSFLDRLESWEVRADQLRLHGYP
- a CDS encoding adenylate/guanylate cyclase domain-containing protein — its product is MKFTTRLILLVTVLTVGATLVTAALLTWTTRRAIITEAEASGEMVARLLARSASLASSIPAEVESMIADEMVAQGNILAHFVEAAERAGLAPDAINRRLRSITDATVLDEIWITDDKGHAYLHSMPGIDFTFSSSPQVQPQAYAFYDLLTGKRKVVDQEARKRDIDNQHFKYVGVGGIDKPRIIQVGRSAKLLEMLTAKVGLPRAVENLLADGDIDAVWVFDRKLDAIVGPGVYGVERHDGPNKQELGPVGLVIADGQTRHVESRENLSVIAPVHNDKKEIVGAALVRLPMNRVWATVQSQAEIAAATASAIALLGILLSIGVARHQSAPLRQITRAASALESQTFEPAMLAAAADRGDELGQLARVFTGMAGQVAAREEHLDSMVRQRTAELEARTRSLEGLSAALSKYLSPQVYSSIFSGHQVAEIASKRKKLTIFLSDIADFTATTDKLESEDLTAMLNRYLAEMAQIALKHGATIDKYVGDAVLAFFGDPQSRGVKEDAVACVMMAIEMQTKLKQLETEWTAAGAQRPFRVRIGINTGYCTVGNFGSPDRMDYTIIGGEVNLTSRLEQACEPGSILISHVTWSLVNDVIDAEERPALTVKGFGESVRAYAVRGLKAATPAEIIRKELPGMQLFIDTAAADRTEVRETLAKVVAELDEA
- the dusA gene encoding tRNA dihydrouridine(20/20a) synthase DusA, with the translated sequence MQTTQIRSFRFCTAPMMEWTDSRCRVFHRLLTKRARLYTEMVTTGAVIHGDRQRLLGFDASEHPVALQLGGSDPAALATAAKIGEDFGYDEINLNVGCPSDRVKEGRFGACLMAEPELVADGVAAMKRAVEIPVTVKCRIGIDDQDPEAALDTLARGVVAAGVDALIVHARKAWLNGLSPKENRHVPPLDYDRVYRLKRALPDLPIVINGGIGSIAEAKLHLAHVDGVMLGRAAYQEPWRLLEVDPELFGEAAPYATMKDALEALMPYIEDQLAQGVRLHAITRHLIGAYQGVPGARAFRRYLSEFGVKPDADASVLRKAMVAVEQRAAEAA
- the mntR gene encoding manganese-binding transcriptional regulator MntR, which produces MPLTARQKPAPHDGISTELPSEHTQARRFGKTRSAQSTALFEDYVELIADLLTGVGEARPTDIARRLGVSHATAIKAISRLKRAGLATSRPYRGVFLTENGHALAEKVHTRHRLVVDLLIAVGVPAEAAEADAEGMEHHVSDATLAAFAQFLESR